One window of the Qipengyuania oceanensis genome contains the following:
- the purQ gene encoding phosphoribosylformylglycinamidine synthase subunit PurQ: protein MAFRSAVITFPGSNCDRDMAVALEQVSGVAPIRVWHGHAELPEDLDFIALPGGFSYGDYLRSGAMAATSPIMRSVVKAAERGVPVLGVCNGFQVLTESGLLPGALLRNANQTFICRTVELTVENAQSLFTSSYAAGETIRIPVAHHDGNYFADEQTLDRIEGDGRVAFRYRDTVNGSQRDIAGVLNEAGNVLGMMPHPERAIEEAHGGSDGRRLFEGAIAALVKA, encoded by the coding sequence ATGGCTTTCCGTTCGGCCGTCATCACGTTTCCCGGCTCCAATTGCGACCGCGACATGGCGGTGGCGCTCGAGCAGGTGTCCGGCGTTGCTCCCATCCGGGTATGGCATGGTCATGCCGAACTGCCCGAAGATCTCGACTTCATCGCGCTGCCCGGCGGGTTCTCCTATGGCGATTACCTGCGTTCGGGCGCCATGGCGGCGACCAGTCCGATCATGCGCTCGGTCGTGAAGGCAGCGGAGCGCGGGGTCCCGGTGCTCGGCGTCTGCAACGGTTTCCAGGTCCTGACCGAGAGCGGGCTGCTGCCAGGCGCGCTGCTGAGGAACGCCAACCAGACCTTCATCTGCCGGACCGTGGAATTGACCGTCGAGAACGCGCAATCGCTTTTTACCAGCAGCTACGCGGCCGGGGAAACTATCCGTATTCCCGTCGCGCATCATGATGGAAACTACTTCGCCGACGAGCAGACGCTCGACCGGATCGAGGGTGATGGACGCGTGGCCTTCCGCTATCGCGACACGGTCAACGGCTCGCAGCGCGACATCGCCGGCGTGCTCAACGAAGCAGGCAACGTCCTCGGCATGATGCCGCACCCGGAGCGCGCGATCGAGGAAGCGCATGGCGGATCGGACGGTCGGCGGCTGTTCGAAGGCGCCATCGCGGCGCTCGTCAAGGCGTAG
- the purS gene encoding phosphoribosylformylglycinamidine synthase subunit PurS → MKVQVHVRLKPGVLDPQGRAIHHALEGLGFEGVEDVRAGRLIELEVAQSVTDDQIEQMCRQLLANMVIEDYRIHRVAEKETA, encoded by the coding sequence ATGAAAGTCCAGGTCCACGTCCGTTTGAAGCCCGGTGTGCTCGATCCCCAGGGCCGCGCGATCCATCACGCGCTCGAAGGGCTGGGTTTCGAAGGGGTCGAGGACGTGCGCGCCGGCCGGCTGATCGAACTGGAAGTGGCGCAGAGCGTCACCGACGATCAGATCGAGCAGATGTGCCGCCAGTTGCTCGCCAACATGGTGATCGAGGATTACCGGATCCATCGGGTGGCGGAGAAGGAGACCGCCTGA